The proteins below are encoded in one region of Phyllopteryx taeniolatus isolate TA_2022b chromosome 11, UOR_Ptae_1.2, whole genome shotgun sequence:
- the LOC133485704 gene encoding deleted in malignant brain tumors 1 protein — MWTFLVVCGVVVQHGVRGDGALNNALLYRTTAAPSCRYNCGSHMGSCSCSSSCRHYGNCCQDYNYYCSSTTLQPWTTGQASCRYNCGSHMGTCSCSSSCRHYGNCCRDYNYYCSSTTPQPWTTGQASCRYNCGSHMGSCSCSSSCRYYSNCCRDYNYYCDRATAEPWTTAQPSCRYNCGRDLGSCSCSSSCQYYGRCCSDYYSHCYSTTYMPSTEGPCGGSMFGSGAFFSPRHPDYYHDNAYCVWHLRSFHDQRVLLEFSYLQLESCCNCDYISVYDGPSINSQFLGKVCNDNNNNSLNVFYSTSNHMTVVFRSDNSVVGRGFRAEFTSALPQDSGKVNCSSDFMNIKIGRKYLNSLGYDGHSLYLNDQYCRPQIFTKEVVFNFRVYSCGTSRKFENGRVVYTNKVRGYTSSSGDITRKANLKIDVVCRMDQFSVAQIMYLAQNHDNTSITGTGMFNTSMDFYTSSSFNYKVAEFPYKVSLNQDLYIQMELRGSSGSYLDIFLDTCVASPSSYDFHTTTYYLVRNGCPIDNTYHAYVSGSARYARFSFKAFQFLRHAEEVYIQCKVLLCQDNDWNSRCRRGCLKRKARDVGAKHESQTLVLGPIQLIDPDKKEETSAKEDAV; from the exons ATGTGGACCTTCCTGGTCGTTTGTGGCGTGGTCGTCCAACACGGAGTGCGAG GTGATGGTGCCCTCAACAATGCACTGTTGTACAGAACtacag CTGCACCCTCGTGTCGCTACAACTGCGGCAGTCACATGGGAAGCTGTTCCTGCTCCAGCTCGTGTCGGCACTATGGCAACTGTTGCCAAGACTACAATT ATTACTGCAGTAGCACAACTCTACAACCATGGACCACAG GTCAGGCCTCGTGTCGCTACAACTGCGGCAGTCACATGGGAACCTGTTCCTGCTCCAGCTCGTGTCGGCACTATGGCAACTGTTGCCGAGACTACAACT ATTACTGCAGTAGCACAACTCCACAACCATGGACCACAG GTCAGGCCTCGTGTCGCTACAACTGCGGCAGTCACATGGGAAGCTGTTCCTGCTCTAGCTCCTGCCGGTACTATAGCAACTGTTGCCGTGACTATAACT ATTACTGTGATAGGGCGACTGCAGAACCATGGACCACAG CCCAGCCTTCGTGTCGTTACAACTGTGGCAGGGACCTAGGAAGCTGTTCCTGCTCCAGCTCGTGCCAGTACTATGGCAGATGTTGCTCTGACTACTACT CGCACTGCTACTCCACAACTTACATGCCAAGCACAG AGGGGCCATGCGGAGGCTCCATGTTTGGCTCTGGTGCTTTCTTCAGTCCCAGGCACCCTGACTACTACCACGACAACGCCTACTGTGTTTGGCACCTCAGATCTTTCCATGACCAAAGAGTACTGCTAGAATTCTCATACCTGCA ATTGGAGAGCTGCTGCAACTGTGACTACATTTCAGTCTACGACGGACCATCCATAAACTCACAATTTTTGGGAAAAGTatgcaacgacaacaacaacaacagcttgAATGTTTTCTACTCGACCTCCAACCACATGACTGTGGTCTTCCGCAGCGACAACTCGGTAGTCGGGAGAGGATTCCGTGCGGAGTTCACAAGCGCTCTGCCGCAGGACTCAG GTAAAGTCAACTGCTCCTCGGATTTCATGAACATTAAGATTGGGCGGAAGTACCTGAATTCACTGGGCTACGACGGCCACAGTCTCTACCTCAATGACCAGTATTGTCGACCCCAAATTTTTACCAAGGAGGTGGTCTTCAATTTCCGTGTCTACAGCTGTGGCACCAGTCGAAAG TTTGAAAACGGCAGAGTGGTATATACCAACAAGGTGCGGGGCTACACCTCTAGCTCCGGAGACATAACTCGCAAGGCCAACTTAAAAATCGACGTGGTGTGTCGGATGGATCAATTCTCTGTGGCACAGATTATGTACCTGGCACAGAATCATGACAACACCAGCATCACAGGCACAGGAATGTTCAACACCTCCATGGACTTCTACACTAGCAGCAGCTTCAACTATAAG GTGGCTGAATTCCCATACAAAGTTTCTCTCAACCAGGACCTCTACATCCAGATGGAACTGAGGGGCAGCAGCGGCAGCTACCTGGATATTTTCCTTGACACCTGTGTGGCCTCGCCATCCTCCTACGACTTCCATACGACAACCTACTACCTGGTCCGCAATGG gTGTCCCATAGATAACACCTATCACGCGTACGTCAGTGGCAGCGCCCGCTACGCTCGATTCTCCTTCAAGGCCTTCCAGTTCTTGAGGCACGCAGAGGAGGTTTACATCCAGTGCAAGGTCCTCCTATGTCAAGACAACGACTGGAACTCCCGCTGCCGCCGGGGCTGCCTCAAGCGCAAGGCCAGAGATGTGGGTGCCAAACACGAGAGCCAGACTCTGGTCCTGGGTCCGATCCAGCTTATCG ACCCGGACAAAAAGGAAGAGACATCTGCAAAAGAGGATGCGGTTTAA